In Coregonus clupeaformis isolate EN_2021a chromosome 5, ASM2061545v1, whole genome shotgun sequence, the sequence AGTGGTGTTATTGTGAAGTCAAAATgtctaggagtaacaacggctcagcaacgaagtggcaggccacacaagctcacagaacgggaggcgctgaagcgtgtagcgtgtCAAAATCGTcagtcctcagttgcaacactgacgagttccaaactgcctctggaagcaacgtcagcacaataactgttcgtcgggagcttcatgaaatgggtttccatggccgagcagccgcacacaagcctaagatcatcatgcacaatgccaaatgtcggctggattggtgtaaagctcgccgccattggcagtccgacggacgaatatgggtttggcggatgccaggagaacgctacctgcccgaatgcatagtgccaactgtaacgtttggtggaggaggaataatggtctggggctgtttttcatggttcgggctaggccccttagttccagtgaagggaaatcttaacgctacagcatacattctagacgattatgtgcgtcctactttgtggcaacagtttggggaaggccatttcctgtttcagcatgacattacccccgtgcacaaagcgaggtccatacagaaattgtttgttgagatcggtgtggaagaacttgactggcctgcacagagccctgacctcaaccccatcaaacacctttgggatgaattggaaagcttactgcgagccaggcctaatcacccaacatcagtgtccgacctcactaatgctgtacTTCTAGTACCCTGAGTACATCTGTACGCTAGTACCCTGACAATACAAACAAAGGTGGCCTTCCAATGAAATGTGCTGAATAAATCAATACTGATATCACATTCTTATCAAACCTTATCATATCTGATCAAACTGTAATTTTGAGGCTGTATGGTACACTTGACTATATGTTCAAATGAAACATTTTAACTTCTAAATCCTTTAAGGATGTTTCCATAAACTATGTAAACAAAAATAAAGTAATCTATATCTGTTGAATGGCAAATTAAAGCTACAACTTAAAGTTCTTATAACTGCCAGAGCATATGGGCTGATTTGAGACATCATGTGGTTTCACCACACCCTCAATGAAGAAAAACAAACTTGAGATAACAAAAACCGAGATAACCGGGTGCTGCAAAGATTTCTTCATCACTCACTCATCCACTGTCCATGGACCACTGCCAGACAAAATAAAGTAAGGCTGTCCCAGACTAAAAAAAAATCTAGGTTGACCGAGAGTCATCTTGCAATCGCTTGGTCGGAATGTTTAAACGTGTacttttccatatatagacacaagTTAAATTTGAAtaaaaatcaactatatgtaggctactgagcttgtctgatgcttaaaaaattaagacacacaaattactaaagagggagccagagatcaataaagcctaaccagaagaaaaaaaatcctgttCCTGACCCTTCTCCCGCTGCCGCCTTCTCAGAGATTCTGCCGTTATGCTCCTGAAGTTCCCGGTAACAGGCTACACCAGCAACCTtattccatttggagtgccaagttatcgtaccatttcgactgatctgcatgccagttatgattttcatatggacattttcgtggaacagtttcatttcatttataataaagtcttaatatctcaaaatcaatgtaTGTGGTTAATACAAAATAtaaaaatgaaaatgatacaaatctaaaagtaacttctattgccattgccaatatgtaaaTATAgcttgtatgcacgcatgactgtaagtcgctttggataaaagcgtctgctaaatggcatattattattattattattatagccaacataaagccaacaaataaaaacattgcagcccgcAGGTAGAAatatatcctgataaaaatataTCTTATAAATCACATCGGCTATGCATGGTCTGTccgcaaggaacttgaaacattgtataaaatattctagACCCTCAGAGTTTCAGTTAgctctggacagacagacacagctggaGCTGCGCACGGAATAATTAGGTTGTAAATAacgtgtccactcctacaatgacaacagtaagactgtaataatatattgaatgcattaacagaaatgaccataaccaaacaaacattgtagattagaaattgaaggtaaatgtactactggtgagcCACCCCCgcagcctccacaatggattagtccactcagacaggcgggaatcagacaggtgtctcgtgtgccttaacatttttacatgttagtcatttagcagacgctcttctccagagcgacttacagttagtgagtgcatacatttatattttttcatactggaatcgaacccacaaccctggcgttgcaaacgccatgctctaccaactgagctacagccctgccggccattccctcccctaccctggacgacgctgggccaattgtgcgccgccccataacaattttttatatatatatttgccactgctcgaCAACAAAAAAATCTGTCGACTAACAGCACATCGACCAAACAAtcaaccagtcgactaaatggggtcagacCTAAAAGAAAGCTTGTGAAAAACAAACAATTACTTATTGGCCTTGGTTCAACATTACAGTCACAATGTCCCTCAAAGGATCACCCCATCCTGTTGCATAACTGCAGTTTACCTATTGGCCTTGGTTCAACATTACAGTCACAATGTTGCTCAAAGGATCAACCCATCCTGTTGCATAACTACAGTTGATCAGCCCGGCCCACCTCACCTCGGGGCAGTCAGTTTGCCAACCTCCGGTAGGCCTATCCTAGCCTATAAAGCCCCAATCCTCCCCTCAGCTCCTTGCACTGCACTCAGGCTTCCAGCCCCATCCCCACCACCAGCCCAGGAACAAGCCATCTCTACCAGGAACAGCCAGAGCCATCCATCCACCTGGAACCTCAGCCATGCAGTCTGCCGAGACCAACACCAAGCTGAACCGGGGTTGCCTGCTCCTGGCTCTGAGGCGATACAGCGCTGCCGTCCACAACATGGAACAGACTGTCCTCCTCCCCAGCTTGCTCAGAGATGTGGAGTCAGACTCCGATGAAGAAGACGACCGTTTCCAGGACTGTCGCTCTGCAGCCGAAAGCTCCTGTAAAGACCTCTATGACTACTACCTGATGCTGAAGGCCGTCAGGAACGCAGTGGAGAGCGGACTGGTCCAGCTGGATGACCGCAAGGCGAAGACCCAGAACCACCTGTCCCTGAGTAAGACCCTGGAGCCCATGCTGGAGGCTGACCCAGAGGCCCTGTTCCACTTCCACCTCAGGGGACTGTTCTCTGTCATGGGAAACCTCACCAAGAAGTCCCAGGGCGTCACGACCAAGTACATGGACATCATTGGAATAATGCATTAGAATAACTAGGCTCAGGTTAACTCCAAatcgacaaaacaaaacaagcaATACATTTTGGGCCTTGAACATAACTAAGATTTACAACTGTCAAAGCTGTTTACACATACTGTCAATAACACCAAGTTGTGTATAAAATTGAATAAAGGTGCTTTATCATAACTGACTTCTGCATgtctatttttttgtttgtttgtttttgaaaTGTCCAAGACTTTCAGTGATTGGTGTTAAAA encodes:
- the LOC121566872 gene encoding mid1-interacting protein 1-B-like — encoded protein: MQSAETNTKLNRGCLLLALRRYSAAVHNMEQTVLLPSLLRDVESDSDEEDDRFQDCRSAAESSCKDLYDYYLMLKAVRNAVESGLVQLDDRKAKTQNHLSLSKTLEPMLEADPEALFHFHLRGLFSVMGNLTKKSQGVTTKYMDIIGIMH